One Saccharomycodes ludwigii strain NBRC 1722 chromosome VI, whole genome shotgun sequence DNA segment encodes these proteins:
- the IZH3 gene encoding Izh3p (similar to Saccharomyces cerevisiae YLR023C | IZH3 | Implicated in Zinc Homeostasis) has product MSSKTMSNSDRMDSVALAKVNKFVNTIDDKLYTLKNIITKEEKQRSTIPTTKKKNSPSIKQLKKYCDFLKNTKQEFNKKNIVVSNAAIKNDNTKSSKKTKRRKATFSSSQETLTDSTGGTDSDTCGDKGESMVKFSDIWNSYYGDNSTAKSTDAKLLINPSSSSSLSSTNTLVSDDSDTPTPPSSSTATDDEAKLSESENVLNDVITANLLYRDCIGLGDVEDNESVWEVINYYNYEGACSLGAHRHLHYYELPFPWRENRYIIHGYRFFTDYKNCLKSVLGLIPITSYEQIYEPKTCYNWHNETVNIWTHLSGAIYLLYMLVRFQIENSSSIPWPINVAVSSFLLSGISCFLLSVTWHTFNGFSILPWRSRACCCDYTGITLLITTSIISMQFTTLYSGSNESSSTPYGLYCFSLLSFILGSASIFMNWSPKFDRPESRILRILAYVFLASSGNLSFLISDPSGGSHFKLTFFSSLIWYLVGVVFYAGFDPEKHRTDVLYDKNIPTHRQLSNDITLITNKKHHHFRKKPLENINHGALWKSFWWCDYYLQSHNIWHTFVVLGCLGHFNALLTILKERGYI; this is encoded by the coding sequence atgtcttCTAAAACTATGAGCAATAGTGACAGAATGGATTCTGTTGCATTGGCAAAGGTGaataaatttgttaataCCATCGatgataaattatatacattaaaaaatattataacaaaGGAAGAGAAACAAAGAAGTACTATTCCTACTActaaaaagaagaattcTCCAAGTATTaaacaattgaaaaagtACTGTGACTTTCTAAAGAATACTAAACAAGAgttcaataaaaagaatatagtCGTATCCAATGCcgctattaaaaatgataacaCTAAGTCTAGTAAAAAAACTAAGAGGAGAAAGGCTACTTTTTCATCGTCACAAGAAACACTTACCGACAGTACTGGCGGTACGGATTCTGATACTTGCGGCGATAAGGGTGAATCCATGGTGAAGTTTAGTGACATTTGGAACAGCTATTATGGTGATAACAGTACTGCTAAATCAACAGATGCTAAGCTATTAATTAATCCTAGCAGTTCCAGTTCGTTGTCTTCCACTAACACTTTAGTGTCAGACGATTCTGATACTCCAACTCCACCATCTTCTAGCACGGCCACTGATGATGAAGCTAAGCTGTCAGAAAGCGAAAATGTTCTGAATGATGTTATAACTGCTAATCTATTGTATAGGGATTGTATTGGGTTAGGTGACGTTGAAGACAACGAGAGTGTCTGGGAGGTGatcaattattataattatgagGGAGCTTGTTCTTTAGGTGCACACAGACACTTGCATTATTATGAATTGCCATTTCCATGGAGAGAAAACAGGTATATTATTCATGGGTACAGATTTTTTACGGATTACAAGAACTGCTTAAAGAGTGTGCTGGGTTTAATTCCTATTACTAGTTACGAACAAATTTATGAGCCAAAAACATGCTATAATTGGCATAACGAGACTGTCAATATATGGACACATTTGTCTGGTGCAATCTATTTACTTTACATGTTGGTTCGTTTCCAAATTGAGAATAGTTCTAGCATTCCTTGGCCAATTAATGTTGCTGTTAGTTCCTTTTTGCTCAGTGGTATTTCTTGCTTTTTGCTAAGTGTCACATGGCATACTTTTAACGGGTTTTCTATATTGCCTTGGAGATCTAGGGCCTGCTGCTGTGACTACACCGGCATTACCTTGTTGATTACCACTTCTATTATTTCCATGCAGTTTACAACTTTATACAGTGGTTCTAATGAGAGTAGCAGTACTCCGTATGGGTTGTATTGTTTCAGTTTATTGAGTTTTATTCTGGGATCAGCATCTATATTTATGAATTGGTCTCCCAAGTTTGACAGACCAGAGAGTAGAATCTTGCGTATTTTGGCATACGTTTTTTTGGCTAGCTCAGGGAATTTGTCGTTTTTGATTTCCGACCCTAGCGGGGGTAGTCATTTTAAATTAACCTTTTTCAGCAGTTTAATATGGTATCTTGTTGGTGTTGTATTTTACGCTGGATTTGATCCTGAAAAGCATAGAACTGATGTTTTATACGATAAAAACATACCTACCCATAGACAGTTATCCAATGATATCACCTTAATTACCAACAAAAAACATCATCATTTTAGGAAGAAACcattagaaaatattaatcaTGGTGCTTTGTGGAAATCCTTTTGGTGGTGCGACTATTATTTACAAAGTCATAATATATGGCACACTTTCGTTGTCTTGGGTTGTTTAGGTCATTTCAACGCATTATTGACTATACTAAAGGAGAGAGGGTATATATGa
- the IRC25 gene encoding Irc25p (similar to Saccharomyces cerevisiae YLR021W | IRC25 | Increased Recombination Centers) has protein sequence MFYTETQFNLIDNIGSNSDNPQIVHILSQHFSNRVLVQLRLNGELDTTYSVTCQDVTKVLLSEDNNSMENEYTNDHMSNYQIDTLFGDSNNMQLPIMAAQISELYIKNKLKVSGSESFIIMLSSKLLNREKITDNISLFDILLKILTNIKNMY, from the coding sequence ATGTTTTATACAGAAACTCAATTCAATTTAATCGACAATATCGGTTCTAACTCTGATAACCCGCAGATAGTGCATATATTATCACAGCATTTCTCCAATAGAGTTTTAGTTCAGTTGAGATTAAATGGCGAGTTAGACACGACTTATTCAGTAACATGTCAAGATGTAACTAAAGTTTTACTATCAGAAGATAACAATAGCATGGAGAATGAATATACCAATGATCATATGTCAAATTACCAAATAGATACATTATTCGGGGATTCAAATAACATGCAATTGCCTATAATGGCAGCACAGATATCagaattatatattaaaaataagttaaAAGTTTCTGGTAGTGAatcatttataataatgttatcctcaaagttattaaaccgagaaaaaattactgATAACATCTCTTtgtttgatattttattaaagattTTAACAAACATTAAGAATAtgtactaa
- the SDO1 gene encoding guanine nucleotide exchange factor SDO1 (similar to Saccharomyces cerevisiae YLR022C | SDO1 | guanine nucleotide exchange factor (GEF) for Ria1p), which yields MGLINQPMGQIKLTNVSLVRLKRHKKRFELACYQNKVQDYRKGVEKDIDEVLQIHQIFTNVSKGLVAPLEDLQQCFETTDQTTIIKFILEKGELQLSDKERQLKLQQINNEMLNIISMKCINPRSKKRYPPTMIHKALQELKFNIVITKPAKLQALEAIKLLISKQIIPIVRAKMKVKVIVENVTDDKLIDRLETLFLSKKKIEQENIKWGCEGLIDPVSYREIVGSLNNGQVGNIQVLDMAVVDE from the coding sequence ATGGGCTTAATAAATCAACCTATGGGTCAAATTAAATTGACCAATGTTTCGTTAGTTCGTCTTAAAAgacacaaaaaaagatttgaatTAGCATGCTACCAAAATAAAGTCCAAGATTATAGAAAGGGTGTAGAAAAAGATATAGATGAAGTTTTACAAATACATCAAATTTTTACAAATGTATCAAAGGGATTAGTTGCACCATTAGAAGATTTACAACAATGCTTTGAAACTACTGATCAAACTActataattaaatttattttagaaaagGGTGAATTGCAACTAAGTGATAAAGAAAGACAATTAAAATTACAGcaaattaataatgaaatgttaaatattattagtatgaAATGCATTAACCCTAGgagtaaaaaaagataccCTCCAACGATGATTCATAAAGCCTTACAAGAATTgaaatttaatattgtgATAACCAAACCTGCTAAACTACAAGCTTTAGAAGCTATTAAGTTGTTAATTAGTAAACAAATTATCCCCATAGTTCGAGCCAAAATGAAAGTCAAAGTTATTGTGGAGAATGTTACTGATGATAAATTGATTGACAGATTGGAAACTTTGTTTTTAAGTAAAAAGAAGATAGAACAAGAGAATATTAAATGGGGATGTGAAGGTTTAATTGATCCTGTTAGTTATAGGGAAATTGTTGGCTCATTAAATAACGGTCAAGTGGGCAATATACAAGTTTTAGATATGGCAGTAGTAGATGAatga